Proteins encoded in a region of the Terriglobales bacterium genome:
- a CDS encoding DUF4147 domain-containing protein gives MPRRTPANTTSDLEREARELRAAARQIFQEALAQSTIREAFARHVNYDPGALRICDDLYSLAAYERVSVVSIGKGAQSMAEALVGQVGESFGGIVAGSTQAGTQLRGFRYFHGGHPLPNRESLAAGRTILRHVGHGSSDNLVIFLISGGGSACVEYPIDQDISLDDIVKTYEVLVHSGAPIAEINTIRKHLSAIKGGRLAQAAAPAQQVSILVSDVPDKALDSLSSGLTMPDSTTVEDCYRIAERHAMVDEFPPQVRELFTKRMLEETPKSDDPAFVSARWWPVLSNSSVLQTAAAKAAAHGFAVEVDNSCDDWDYAKAADHLLNRLRKLRKGVSRACIISGGEVTVKVKAKHGSGGRNSHFGLYCAEKIAGENITVLSAGTDGIDGNSAAAGAVADGTTLARAEAMGLSAPAALAAFDAFPFFDRLGDAIVTGPTGNNLRDLRVLMAW, from the coding sequence ATGCCACGGCGGACGCCAGCGAACACCACCTCCGATCTGGAACGCGAGGCCCGCGAATTGCGCGCGGCGGCGCGCCAGATCTTCCAGGAAGCCCTGGCGCAGAGCACCATCCGGGAAGCATTCGCGCGTCACGTCAACTACGACCCGGGCGCGCTGCGCATCTGCGACGACCTGTATTCTCTTGCCGCCTACGAGCGCGTTTCCGTGGTGTCCATCGGCAAGGGAGCGCAAAGCATGGCCGAGGCGCTGGTCGGCCAGGTCGGGGAAAGCTTCGGCGGTATTGTCGCCGGTTCCACCCAGGCCGGCACTCAGCTGCGCGGATTTCGTTACTTTCACGGCGGCCATCCGCTGCCCAATCGTGAATCGCTGGCCGCAGGCAGGACCATCCTGCGCCATGTCGGTCACGGTTCCTCCGACAATCTTGTAATTTTCCTGATCAGCGGCGGCGGCTCGGCGTGCGTGGAATATCCTATCGACCAGGACATCTCGCTCGACGACATCGTCAAAACCTACGAGGTACTGGTTCATTCCGGGGCGCCCATCGCTGAGATCAATACCATTCGCAAGCACCTGTCCGCGATCAAGGGCGGGCGGCTGGCGCAGGCTGCGGCGCCCGCGCAGCAGGTCTCGATCCTGGTTTCCGACGTGCCCGACAAGGCGCTCGACTCGCTCTCCTCGGGACTGACCATGCCCGATTCCACCACCGTCGAAGACTGCTATCGGATTGCTGAGCGTCATGCCATGGTGGATGAATTTCCTCCCCAGGTGCGCGAGCTGTTTACCAAACGAATGCTGGAAGAGACTCCAAAGTCGGACGACCCCGCCTTCGTGAGCGCGCGCTGGTGGCCGGTCCTCTCCAACAGTTCCGTCCTCCAGACGGCGGCGGCGAAGGCAGCCGCGCACGGCTTCGCGGTCGAGGTGGATAATTCCTGCGACGACTGGGATTACGCCAAGGCCGCCGATCACCTGCTCAACCGGCTGCGCAAACTTCGCAAGGGTGTGTCGCGGGCGTGCATCATTTCCGGCGGGGAAGTAACGGTCAAGGTCAAAGCCAAGCACGGCAGCGGCGGACGCAATTCACACTTTGGCCTTTATTGCGCCGAGAAAATTGCGGGCGAAAACATTACCGTGCTCAGCGCCGGCACCGACGGCATTGACGGCAACAGCGCTGCCGCCGGAGCGGTTGCTGATGGAACCACCCTCGCGCGCGCCGAAGCGATGGGATTGAGCGCGCCCGCGGCGCTCGCCGCTTTCGACGCGTTCCCTTTTTTCGATCGCCTGGGAGACGCCATTGTCACCGGGCCGACCGGGAACAACCTTCGCGATCTCCGCGTCCTGATGGCGTGGTGA
- a CDS encoding M20/M25/M40 family metallo-hydrolase, with protein sequence MWPEEDETANRAAGTETESETDILLGMDVVALTRELVDIESITGNERGVGEFLHRRLRELGYEVRLDPVETGRFNVFAVPPKQPRPEIFLSTHMDTVPPHFPSREDESRIYGRGACDAKGIIAAQIAAAEKLRQDGPAVGLLFLVGEERNSAGAQHANQRPAGGRFLINGEPTGNRLATATKGAMRVELFAEGRMAHSAYPELGESAIEKLLDALQRIRQISLPSDPQLGACTLNIGLIDGGRAPNVIPDHAHAELMYRLIGASDELKRQLVAAAGEQVRVKWGLELPFVRLRTLDGIPTMMAAFATDIPSLTKWGEPLLLGPGSIHVAHTPEEHIEKKELLAAVDLYAEVARRLVGSS encoded by the coding sequence ATGTGGCCAGAGGAGGACGAAACCGCGAATAGAGCGGCGGGAACAGAAACGGAAAGCGAAACTGATATTCTTCTGGGCATGGACGTGGTCGCGCTAACGCGGGAGCTGGTGGACATTGAGTCGATCACCGGCAATGAAAGGGGAGTCGGTGAGTTTCTGCACCGGCGCTTGCGCGAGCTCGGCTATGAGGTACGCCTGGACCCAGTGGAGACGGGACGTTTCAACGTGTTCGCCGTGCCGCCGAAGCAGCCGCGGCCCGAAATCTTCTTGTCGACCCACATGGACACGGTCCCTCCCCACTTCCCTTCCCGCGAAGACGAGAGCCGCATTTACGGGCGCGGCGCATGCGACGCCAAGGGAATCATTGCCGCACAGATCGCCGCCGCGGAAAAGCTGCGGCAGGATGGTCCGGCGGTGGGGCTGCTGTTCCTGGTGGGAGAAGAGCGCAACAGCGCGGGCGCGCAGCACGCCAACCAGCGGCCCGCGGGTGGCCGCTTCCTGATCAATGGCGAGCCCACCGGCAATCGCCTGGCAACCGCGACCAAGGGAGCGATGCGGGTCGAACTGTTCGCCGAAGGACGCATGGCACACTCCGCCTACCCGGAGCTGGGGGAGTCGGCGATCGAGAAACTGCTGGACGCGCTGCAACGCATCCGCCAAATTTCTTTGCCCAGCGATCCGCAGCTGGGAGCGTGCACTCTCAATATCGGGCTGATCGATGGCGGCCGCGCGCCGAACGTGATCCCCGACCACGCCCATGCCGAGCTGATGTACCGGCTGATTGGGGCTTCCGATGAGCTGAAACGCCAACTGGTGGCCGCGGCGGGGGAGCAGGTGCGGGTGAAATGGGGACTGGAGCTGCCGTTCGTGCGCCTGCGCACGCTCGACGGCATTCCCACCATGATGGCGGCATTCGCAACCGATATTCCGTCACTGACGAAGTGGGGCGAACCGCTGCTGCTGGGGCCTGGGTCAATCCATGTGGCGCACACGCCCGAGGAGCACATCGAGAAGAAAGAACTGCTGGCAGCGGTGGATCTCTATGCCGAAGTCGCGCGGCGGTTGGTAGGGAGTAGCTAG
- a CDS encoding alpha/beta fold hydrolase, translating into MTTPSSAIQSLFLNGPAGRLEALLNEGVPAATHAALVCHPHPLFGGTMHNKVVFHAMKALNSFGFPVLRFNFRGAGLSEGRHDNGRGEVEDVRAALAWLDQQFHLPMVLAGFSFGAATGLQAGCPDPRIDALILLGTPARGDDRSYEYKFLADCAKPKLFVSGGQDQFGPHHELELLVSRVPEPRKLMIIDGADHFFAGHLAEMRKAIEDWVRSLPRMNPS; encoded by the coding sequence GTGACCACACCTTCCAGTGCCATCCAATCTCTGTTCTTGAACGGTCCGGCCGGCCGGCTCGAGGCGCTACTCAATGAAGGCGTGCCTGCCGCCACCCACGCCGCGCTCGTCTGCCATCCTCATCCGCTGTTCGGCGGCACCATGCACAACAAGGTTGTGTTCCACGCCATGAAGGCGCTGAACAGCTTTGGCTTTCCGGTGCTGCGTTTCAATTTCCGGGGCGCCGGCTTGAGCGAAGGCAGGCATGACAACGGACGTGGGGAAGTCGAAGACGTTCGGGCAGCGCTGGCCTGGCTTGACCAGCAATTCCATTTGCCGATGGTGCTGGCCGGGTTCTCGTTCGGCGCGGCAACCGGGCTGCAGGCGGGTTGTCCCGATCCCCGGATCGATGCCCTCATCTTGCTTGGGACGCCCGCTCGCGGCGACGATCGCAGCTACGAATACAAGTTTCTTGCCGATTGCGCCAAGCCGAAGCTGTTCGTCAGCGGAGGCCAGGACCAGTTCGGACCGCATCATGAGTTGGAGCTGCTGGTGTCGCGCGTGCCGGAACCCAGGAAGTTGATGATCATCGACGGTGCCGACCACTTCTTCGCCGGCCACCTCGCCGAGATGCGAAAAGCCATCGAAGACTGGGTCCGTTCGTTGCCGCGGATGAACCCATCTTGA
- a CDS encoding NAD(P)-dependent oxidoreductase: MRVAFLGLGIMGRPMAANLVKAGHEVAVWNRSAGKHVDGARVAVSPADAARGAEVVWMCVADTAAVERLLFASDGVDSVLEPGMIIADSSTIAPSATRKFAERARAKGADFVDAPITGSKVGAETGQLIFIVGGEDATVARLEPLFSVMGKKVIHMGPTGSGESAKLGGNLMIALMFEGFAEALTLTSKLGVPRERFMELVNASMIRSGVSDYKAPFVLRRDFSPNFPLRLMHKDIHLMLDAAREARVKLPGLETVEEIYEIATEEGQADLDYAATLALLEKWAGFDRQTTTA; the protein is encoded by the coding sequence ATGCGGGTTGCTTTTTTGGGATTGGGAATCATGGGTCGCCCGATGGCGGCGAACCTGGTCAAGGCAGGACATGAGGTCGCGGTATGGAACCGGTCCGCCGGCAAGCACGTGGATGGGGCGCGGGTAGCGGTCAGCCCGGCCGATGCCGCGCGCGGTGCTGAAGTGGTGTGGATGTGCGTCGCCGACACCGCCGCGGTCGAGCGCCTGTTGTTCGCCAGCGATGGCGTCGACAGCGTTCTGGAGCCGGGCATGATCATTGCCGATTCCAGCACCATTGCGCCTTCGGCCACGCGCAAGTTTGCCGAGCGCGCGCGCGCCAAGGGCGCCGATTTCGTGGATGCTCCCATCACCGGTTCCAAGGTCGGCGCCGAGACCGGGCAGCTGATTTTTATCGTCGGCGGCGAAGATGCCACCGTCGCCCGCCTCGAACCTCTGTTCAGCGTCATGGGGAAAAAAGTCATCCACATGGGCCCGACCGGCAGCGGCGAATCGGCCAAGCTCGGCGGCAACCTGATGATCGCTCTCATGTTCGAAGGCTTCGCCGAAGCTCTCACCCTCACCAGCAAGCTTGGTGTGCCGCGCGAGCGCTTCATGGAACTGGTGAATGCGTCCATGATCCGTTCCGGCGTCTCCGACTACAAGGCGCCCTTCGTCCTGCGCCGCGACTTTTCCCCCAACTTTCCTCTCCGCCTCATGCATAAGGACATTCATCTCATGCTTGACGCCGCGCGCGAAGCGCGTGTGAAATTGCCCGGCTTGGAGACGGTGGAAGAGATTTACGAAATTGCCACCGAGGAAGGCCAGGCCGACCTGGACTACGCGGCGACATTGGCATTATTGGAAAAGTGGGCCGGGTTCGATCGCCAAACCACCACGGCGTGA
- a CDS encoding SDR family oxidoreductase, whose translation METGLKDRVVIVAASAQGMGRATAEAFAAEGCRLAICARSTQSLRLAAASIAGKHRVPVHCEGLDVADAGAVRQFVAGVVERYGGVDVCVTNAGGPPAKTFLDTSDEDWHSAVEMNLLSVVYFARAVIPHMQKKKWGRLITITSLTVKQPVEHLVLSNAVRTGVAGLVKSLANEFGKDGILVNNVGPGYTATERLKQLAKAQAAARGVSEESIYQGWAASSPLGRIARPEEVAETIVWLASERASFITGQTILVDGGAYKGL comes from the coding sequence ATGGAAACAGGTCTGAAAGATCGGGTGGTGATTGTTGCCGCTTCCGCCCAGGGGATGGGTCGGGCGACGGCAGAAGCGTTCGCCGCCGAAGGCTGCCGGCTGGCAATTTGCGCGCGCAGCACGCAAAGCTTGCGCCTGGCTGCGGCCTCGATTGCCGGCAAGCATCGTGTGCCGGTACATTGCGAAGGGTTGGATGTCGCCGATGCCGGAGCGGTGCGCCAATTTGTCGCCGGTGTCGTGGAGCGGTACGGAGGAGTGGACGTCTGTGTCACCAACGCGGGAGGCCCGCCCGCAAAAACTTTTCTGGATACCAGCGATGAAGACTGGCACAGCGCGGTCGAGATGAACCTGCTCAGCGTGGTTTATTTCGCTCGCGCCGTGATCCCGCACATGCAGAAGAAAAAATGGGGGCGGCTGATTACCATCACCTCGCTCACCGTCAAGCAACCGGTAGAACACCTCGTGCTTTCCAACGCGGTGCGCACCGGGGTGGCCGGACTGGTGAAGAGCCTGGCGAATGAGTTCGGAAAGGACGGGATCCTGGTCAACAACGTCGGGCCGGGGTATACCGCCACCGAGCGACTAAAACAACTGGCAAAGGCGCAGGCGGCGGCAAGGGGCGTTTCCGAAGAAAGTATTTATCAGGGCTGGGCCGCAAGTTCTCCGCTGGGGAGAATTGCGCGACCTGAAGAAGTTGCCGAAACCATCGTGTGGCTGGCTTCGGAACGCGCGTCGTTCATCACCGGCCAGACGATTCTGGTGGACGGTGGCGCGTACAAAGGCTTGTAG
- a CDS encoding DUF3311 domain-containing protein — protein MKRPSLGALLFGLAPFLGVCFSVSLWDRLEPMVLGIPFNMFWLISWVALTPLCLWGAYRLERRRGNTRDQGTLP, from the coding sequence GTGAAACGGCCCTCGCTGGGCGCGCTGCTGTTTGGCCTGGCTCCTTTCCTCGGCGTTTGTTTCTCCGTTTCTCTCTGGGATCGGCTGGAACCCATGGTCCTGGGGATTCCATTCAACATGTTCTGGCTGATCTCCTGGGTGGCGCTGACCCCGCTGTGCTTGTGGGGTGCGTACCGGCTGGAGAGGCGTCGCGGAAACACCCGCGACCAGGGCACGCTGCCATGA
- a CDS encoding MBL fold metallo-hydrolase, protein MINVTLRRRARQFSKLVRHSALTRRTGQVRKPVLARNGQLGLTFIGHSSFFVQIAGRNLIIDPNFARWLFVLKRLRRPGLMIRDLPALDLVLVTHAHFDHLHRASLRALVRHTQRLHRPAPAIVIPRNVADLVSDLGFREIIELDLWSEYEHDGVSIVHTPSRHWGARIVRDMHRGFGGYVIRSRRESLYHAGDTAYFEGFREIGERLRPDVAMLPIGAYDPPSFRNVHTSPADAVRAFLDLRARYMVPMHYGTFRLSHEPMDEPLHFLASEAKKHGIEEKVLVLQEGVTQVFE, encoded by the coding sequence ATGATCAATGTCACACTCCGACGGCGGGCCCGGCAGTTCAGCAAACTGGTGCGCCACTCCGCGCTAACGCGGCGCACCGGACAGGTGCGAAAACCGGTTCTGGCCCGCAACGGGCAGCTCGGGCTCACGTTTATTGGACACTCCAGTTTTTTCGTGCAGATTGCCGGCCGCAACCTCATCATCGATCCGAACTTCGCCCGCTGGCTGTTCGTGCTCAAGCGACTGCGGCGTCCCGGGCTGATGATCCGGGATCTGCCGGCGCTGGACCTGGTGCTGGTAACCCACGCACACTTTGACCACCTGCATCGGGCATCGCTGCGAGCGCTGGTCCGCCACACGCAACGGCTGCACAGGCCCGCGCCCGCCATCGTGATTCCGCGCAATGTGGCCGACCTGGTTTCCGATCTCGGTTTCCGCGAGATCATCGAGCTCGACTTGTGGAGCGAATACGAGCACGATGGCGTCAGCATCGTGCACACGCCATCGCGCCACTGGGGAGCGCGTATCGTGCGCGACATGCACCGCGGCTTCGGAGGTTACGTGATCCGCTCGCGGCGCGAATCCCTGTACCATGCCGGGGACACCGCCTACTTTGAGGGATTTCGCGAAATCGGCGAGCGCCTGCGGCCCGACGTGGCCATGCTGCCGATCGGCGCCTACGATCCTCCGTCGTTCCGCAACGTGCACACCTCGCCGGCGGATGCGGTGCGCGCGTTCCTGGATTTGCGGGCGCGCTACATGGTGCCGATGCACTACGGCACTTTCCGCTTGTCACACGAACCCATGGACGAGCCGCTGCACTTCCTCGCCTCCGAAGCGAAGAAGCACGGAATCGAAGAAAAGGTGCTGGTGTTACAAGAGGGTGTGACGCAGGTGTTTGAGTGA
- a CDS encoding sodium:solute symporter family protein, translated as MSPSAVALTLIFGIVALGSGIGFYAGARYKMDLEQWTVAGRGFGLLLVWLLMAGEIYTTFAFLGASGWAYARGGPTLYILGYLTLAYVVSFFILPQIWEVGRRHSLQTEADFFRQRYGSTHLAAFVSLVGVVFMVPYLQLQLTGLGIIVEVASFEGISRTPAMLIAFALVAAFVFTSGIRAVAWVSVLKDILLLAAAFTVGIGVPYHYFGGIGPMFAALIKAKPHHLTMPGSTLNLGHSWYISTVLLTSFGFYMWPHAFGSAYTAKSGNTLRRNAVVMSLYGITLPLIFFAGYAAILVVPGLKNGDLSLLTVVRQTFPAWFLGLIGGAGALTAMVPAAIQILTASTLFAKNLYRPVFAPDTSDAQVARLAKIMVLVITAIALYFAIYSSTTLVSLLLLGYAGVTQFFPGVVLGLYSRRVTAAGVFAGLIVGVGTVAALMLSKHDPFHGLNAGFCALCLNFAVSAAVSLLSPAPEGRSSEQF; from the coding sequence ATGAGCCCGAGCGCGGTGGCCCTGACACTGATCTTCGGCATCGTGGCCCTGGGCTCGGGGATTGGCTTCTACGCCGGGGCGCGCTACAAGATGGACCTGGAACAATGGACGGTCGCCGGCCGCGGCTTCGGCTTGCTGCTGGTCTGGCTGCTGATGGCGGGCGAAATCTACACCACCTTTGCCTTCTTGGGCGCCAGCGGCTGGGCCTATGCCCGTGGTGGACCGACACTCTACATCCTCGGCTACCTTACCCTGGCTTACGTCGTCTCGTTCTTCATCCTGCCACAGATTTGGGAGGTAGGCCGGCGGCACTCGCTGCAGACGGAAGCGGATTTCTTTCGCCAACGGTACGGCAGCACCCACCTGGCCGCGTTCGTCTCCCTGGTGGGCGTCGTGTTCATGGTCCCTTATCTGCAACTGCAATTAACGGGTTTGGGAATCATCGTGGAGGTGGCCAGCTTCGAGGGGATCAGCCGCACTCCGGCGATGCTGATTGCCTTCGCCCTGGTGGCGGCATTCGTATTCACCAGCGGCATCCGCGCCGTGGCCTGGGTCAGCGTCTTGAAGGATATCCTGCTGCTCGCGGCGGCATTCACCGTCGGCATCGGCGTGCCCTATCACTACTTCGGCGGCATCGGCCCCATGTTCGCGGCTTTGATCAAGGCCAAGCCGCACCACCTCACCATGCCGGGTTCGACATTGAACCTGGGTCACTCCTGGTACATCTCGACCGTGTTGCTTACCTCGTTTGGTTTTTATATGTGGCCGCACGCGTTCGGCAGCGCCTATACCGCCAAGAGCGGCAACACGCTGCGCCGCAATGCCGTGGTGATGTCGCTCTACGGCATCACGCTGCCGCTGATTTTTTTCGCCGGCTATGCCGCAATCCTGGTGGTGCCCGGCTTGAAGAACGGCGACCTCTCGCTGCTCACCGTGGTCCGGCAAACTTTTCCCGCATGGTTCCTGGGACTGATCGGCGGTGCGGGCGCGCTCACCGCAATGGTCCCCGCGGCCATCCAGATCCTGACCGCGTCCACCTTGTTTGCCAAGAACTTATATCGTCCTGTCTTTGCGCCCGACACCAGCGACGCGCAGGTTGCCCGGTTGGCGAAGATCATGGTGCTGGTGATTACCGCGATCGCGCTCTATTTCGCAATTTACAGCTCAACCACACTGGTCTCGCTGCTGTTGTTGGGCTATGCCGGGGTCACGCAGTTTTTTCCCGGCGTGGTGCTGGGGCTGTATTCGCGGAGAGTGACCGCGGCAGGCGTGTTCGCCGGTCTGATCGTTGGTGTAGGAACGGTGGCGGCCTTGATGCTCAGCAAGCACGACCCGTTTCATGGGCTGAACGCCGGGTTTTGCGCCCTGTGTCTGAACTTCGCCGTTTCCGCGGCCGTAAGCCTGCTCTCGCCGGCGCCGGAGGGCAGGTCTTCTGAGCAGTTCTGA